CAATCTCACCTGTGGATATGCCCCCATTCCACTACAGTGACCATCATGAGGGCCTTCTGCACGAAGCTAGTCCAGGCTATTACTCCCTATATGCTGAAGCTTTTCAACTTGAACACCCATGGACTGATACTAGTTATTCAAGGTATCCAATGGAAAACTTTACACATGCTGACATATTTGAATACAGACAAGAAGCACCAGTATTTTTTGGGAGATATCGGTCAGTCACACCTCCACATTATGGGCATGAAGCAGAAGCATATTTATCATCTCCAATGGAATTATGTTTGCATAACAACCTGAATACATATGGATGGCAAGCAACTCCACCAATTGGTCGATCAGATACTGTTGAAAGAATACGCTCCCTTATATCTGTGTATGGAAAACAGGCACATCCACATCCGCTGAGGCAGACATATCAATCAACTAAAATGGAAAAACATCCACACTCGGGGATATCTTTGTACAGAAGGGATGATCATCCAACAAGGGTATCTCCATCACCTGCTACTGAACTACCCCCATCTCCTGCTGTTTCTGCATATAAATGGCAAGTATCTCCATCCTTAAAGATGTATCCTTCAACTAATGTCGAAAACCTTCAACACTGCCGTGTTTCTGCATGCGCTCCAGAAGAACTGCCAAATGTGGTTGTGCCTTCGTTAACTAGTCAATCTCCTGCAGTCACTTCTCAGGTTTGTATGGTTTTTATCATAGACTCTTGCTGACTTGTTTTAATTAGTCCTGTCAACATTATTTACTTCTTGTTTGCTGACATGTTTTTATTGTCTGCGCAACACTATTTACTATCATTTTTGGACGGTGGGCTGCTTGGCAGGTTATAATGAAGATGCAAGTTCCAATTTTCTATGCTGAAGCGGTAATTGGCCCAACTGGTGCACGAATTGATTACATTCGCCAAGCCAGCGGATCAAGCGTCGTGATAAAGGATCTTGATGACAGTGCAATGTCTATTGAGATCACTGGAAGTGCTGCAACAGATGTTCAAATTGCAGAGCAGTTGATAAAGGTAGCAGCAgcttttataattttgttgttgttgttgtactTACTTCTGATGAAATGACTAGTCTAAGTAAGTTCATTGCATTTCTGTTGACATAACTGGTCTTTACTTTTAGACAAGGTTCTATTTCTGTTTTATGAAAAACACAACATGACTGCAATCCTCTCTTTTGTGGGTATTGCTTCCATTTATTGTAGGCAAAATTGGTTCTAGAGTAGCCAATTTTTCCTTTATTGTAAATATAGTTCAATATCTAGTTTTCAATCTTATTTTACCTACTGGACAGCTAATTAATTGTATAAGATTCCATGTTTCCGCAAACAGACCACATATTGCTATTCATCTAATGCTCGCTAGCCCAGTCCTTGTATGGAAAATCAGGGTGCTGGTTGCTGTCCTGGTGTATCAGGTTCTAGACTCTTCGTTGATATGCATGAACTTTGACCTGAATAGCAGCTCAGTACCCTTGAAAGTTCAACCACTTGCTACCGGGACTGCTTTTTGCTTTTTGGAATTGCACCTTGGTTTCTGTAGTTTTACCACTATTGTGCTGAGAGCCTGAGGCTGTAAGATGAATTCCACGCTTGTACGTTTGCCTTAAAAATATCAATGTTGCCCTACCACTCTCCTGACCATCGTTTTCTTTTCCAGAACTTCATGGCTGAAGCTGCTGCCGCTTCCCCTGATCACAGTTATGACTTCATTCCATCACATTTGCCAGCACCGAGATCTCCAGAGCCAGATATTCCAACTACTTCACTCACTCGCAGAGCAAGCTGTTTTACAGAACCTCGCCTGCAAGCGACCTACTGAGTTCCCAAGAGTTCTCTTTCTGCACATAGTCCCTACACCGGCAATACAGGAAATCCGCGAGAGTACATTCCCAGAAAGTTTTGATATCCATCCTCAGATGATTAATATGCGCCCCCTTTTTGAACCCCCAAGACTTGTatctaatattttctttttctttggcttttaGCCATAGACTTTGATCCATGAGTTAGAAATTGACTCTGATCCATGAGTTAGAAATAGACCTTGATCCATGGGTTAGAAGTCTGAGATTATGGTATAGGACAACAATTTTTTGGTGGATTCAGGGTAAGTGATGTACAAGATATGTGCCCTCAGATGTTTGAGAGACAGTTTGTATTACATGACAACATGCATTATGTTATCTACAAACTAAAATTCACTTTTAATTCCTTGTTAACTGCTGATGTGTGACCTGACTGTTAAAAGCTGCTGCCATGTCAATGGATGCTTGGGTGTTGCATAGCTTGCATTGATCTATTTTTGTATGTGTGGCCATGCTTGAATCTCTCGCCTGACATTCAGACTTCAGACATTACAAGGGGAAAATGCCGGGTTTAGAGGAGAGCAAGGCAGCCATTCTgttcctcctttctctctcctctcttcgtcCCTGcgtagagagggagagagagagaaggaaccCCTTTTGCCTCCTCTTTCCTGCCAAGAACCACATTTTCCCCCAATCTTTCTTCAGATTTTCCACACAAATCTGTACGCCTTTTCGGTCTAAAGAAAAATTCAGCATCGGTATGTTCAATCACCCTGTTATGTATTTCTTAAAATTCCTTGAAAAATCATTGGAACAATCTTTGTATGAATGTGAAAATGCTGTGATGTTACATGTAATCAATTGCGCTGCAAGTAATTTCTTCTCAAGATTATTCAGGAGTTTTTCCCCTGTTATAACTGGTGAAAATTTTGGATCCTTGCTCatattttcctcctttttttgtCTGAACAATCAGATATTGGTGTCTTTCTGCAAGAAAGGTGGGCATTGGCAGCACCAACGCTCCATCCATTTACCTTCTGAGCAAACAGCTTCCTGTGAAGATCACCTTTTCTTGGTGCTGCAATCTGCATTGGCACCAAATCAAGA
Above is a window of Oryza sativa Japonica Group chromosome 10, ASM3414082v1 DNA encoding:
- the LOC4348619 gene encoding flowering locus K homology domain — protein: MNSYCDKKEVTVAFSKTKRQEEDEVIWRMVEQGATDDEECGGTNCSAGENRDPGWPGTSVFRMLIPATKVGAVIGHSGERLRRLCEETKACVRVIGGHFAAAERAVIIFAKEQPDEPKPPAIDALLRVYECIINDDGLDVRYNNIVVARILTPSEQAASLIGDQGSVINYIKKASKTNIHVIDGDLPPVALEDDMIIEIWGLPARVHQALELVACHLRKYLVHRSVIPLFDPHVSIPISPVDMPPFHYSDHHEGLLHEASPGYYSLYAEAFQLEHPWTDTSYSRYPMENFTHADIFEYRQEAPVFFGRYRSVTPPHYGHEAEAYLSSPMELCLHNNLNTYGWQATPPIGRSDTVERIRSLISVYGKQAHPHPLRQTYQSTKMEKHPHSGISLYRRDDHPTRVSPSPATELPPSPAVSAYKWQVSPSLKMYPSTNVENLQHCRVSACAPEELPNVVVPSLTSQSPAVTSQVIMKMQVPIFYAEAVIGPTGARIDYIRQASGSSVVIKDLDDSAMSIEITGSAATDVQIAEQLIKNFMAEAAAASPDHSYDFIPSHLPAPRSPEPDIPTTSLTRRASCFTEPRLQATY